The Euphorbia lathyris chromosome 2, ddEupLath1.1, whole genome shotgun sequence genome includes a window with the following:
- the LOC136219672 gene encoding transmembrane emp24 domain-containing protein p24beta3, whose amino-acid sequence MQRRKINLAVVLLLCVIGRISSISVTVNDIECVYEYVLYEGDSVSGNFVVVDHDIFWSSDHPGIDFSVTSPANNLVHTIKGTSGDKFDFKAPRSGMYKFCFHNPYSTPETVSFYIHVGHIPNEHDLAKDEHLNPINVKIAELREALESVIAEQKYLKARDARHRRTNESTRKRVIGYTVGEYLLLAIVSSLQVVYIRRLFSKSVAYNRV is encoded by the exons ATGCAGAGACGGAAGATCAATTTGGCGGTAGTTCTTTTATTGTGCGTAATTGGGCGTATATCTTCTATATCTGTCACCGTAAACGACATTGAATGCGTCTATGAATACGTTCTCTACGAAGGCGACTCCGTTTCCGGAAACTTCGTGGTGGTTGATCACGACATTTTCTGGAGCTCCGATCACCCAGGGATCGATTTCAGC GTGACTTCTCCTGCGAATAATTTAGTACACACTATAAAGGGGACATCTGGGGACAAGTTTGACTTCAAGGCCCCAAGAAGTGGAATGTACAAATTCTGTTTTCACAATCCTTACTCAACACCAGAGACTGTCTCTTTTTATATTCATGTTGGTCACATTCCCAACGAGCATGATCTTGCTAAAGATG AGCATTTGAATCCAATTAATGTTAAAATTGCTGAGCTGAGGGAGGCGTTGGAGTCTGTTATAGCAGAGCAGAAGTATTTAAAAGCACGTGATGCTCGACATCGCCGTA CCAATGAAAGTACACGGAAGCGTGTTATAGGATACACAGTGGGAGAGTACCTTTTGTTGGCTATTGTAAGCTCACTTCAGGTAGTATATATTCGTCGCCTTTTCAGCAAGTCAGTGGCGTACAACCGGGTCTGA
- the LOC136219673 gene encoding early light-induced protein 1, chloroplastic-like, which yields MAGATTSLLCSPVMRTVSNRASVSQFLAAPSRHRNVRFSTSVRCMAEGDQTEKENVMNQKPLESVATPPKLKSSPTKFSDILAFSGPAPERINGRLAMIGFVAAVAVELANGHDLLSQVSDGGVTWFVGSSVLLSLASLIPLLKGVSVESKSDGFMTSDAELWNGRFAMLGLVALAFTEYVKGGAFI from the exons ATGGCCGGAGCTACTACATCTCTACTGTGCAGCCCAGTTATGCGTACCGTATCTAACAGAGCTAGTGTTAGTCAATTCCTTGCAGCCCCTTCTAGACACAGAAATGTTAGATTTTCTACTTCTGTCAGATGCATGGCTGAG GGAGACCAAACGGAGAAGGAAAATGTTATGAATCAGAAGCCATTAGAATCTGTTGCCACACCccccaaattgaagtctagtccTACAAAGTTCTCAGACATATTGGCATTTAGCGGGCCAGCTCCGGAGAGGATCAACGGCAGATTGGCTATGATAGGCTTTGTGGCTGCAGTTGCAGTTGAACTAGCCAACGGTCATGATTTGTTGAGTCAAGTATCAGATGGTGGAGTCACATGGTTCGTAGGATCAAGTGTGTTACTCTCACTTGCATCTTTGATTCCACTTTTGAAAGGAGTGAGTGTTGAATCTAAATCAGATGGGTTTATGACTTCTGATGCTGAGCTTTGGAACGGCAGATTTGCTATGTTGGGACTTGTTGCTCTTGCATTTACAGAGTATGTTAAGGGTGGAGCTTTCATCTGA